The following proteins come from a genomic window of Frankia casuarinae:
- a CDS encoding sigma-70 family RNA polymerase sigma factor, whose product MRAVRAVQGIPKDPAAVTAGDAATLLPADKIQVNLHDLDRETAIARLFNTHYVSLVRLAALLGADDPEDIAAQAFYELYRRWRKLRDSTATLPYLRSIVCNLTRMRLRHLQVVRKNMGWPSDQVESAETQALLRHEQRAVVVALQRLSPRQREALVLRYWLDLKESEIAAVMGISCGAVKSHVARGMTALSRAMESQT is encoded by the coding sequence GTGAGGGCGGTGCGGGCGGTGCAGGGCATTCCCAAAGATCCAGCAGCCGTCACTGCCGGCGACGCCGCCACTCTGCTGCCGGCCGACAAGATCCAGGTGAATCTTCACGATCTTGATCGGGAGACCGCCATCGCGCGGCTCTTCAACACCCACTACGTCTCATTGGTACGACTGGCCGCCCTCCTCGGCGCGGACGACCCGGAGGATATCGCCGCGCAGGCGTTCTACGAGCTCTACCGGCGCTGGCGAAAACTGCGGGACTCGACCGCCACCCTGCCGTATCTACGTAGCATAGTCTGCAATCTCACCCGAATGCGACTGCGCCATCTCCAGGTTGTCCGAAAAAACATGGGATGGCCATCAGACCAGGTAGAATCGGCGGAGACGCAAGCGCTGCTGCGGCACGAACAGCGAGCTGTAGTCGTCGCGTTACAGCGGCTGTCGCCGCGCCAGCGGGAGGCCCTGGTACTGCGGTACTGGCTCGATCTGAAGGAATCCGAGATAGCCGCAGTCATGGGGATTTCCTGCGGCGCAGTGAAATCCCATGTGGCGCGAGGAATGACGGCGCTGTCCCGCGCGATGGAGTCCCAGACATGA
- a CDS encoding carbon starvation CstA family protein → MTTHLDTAGTGLPPGGGRAPGHGRRTGRLRSIAIWTTVSAVGAISWAVLAMSRHESISAAWILLAGLGSFAIAYRFYARFIANRVLRVDDSRATPAERLDNGVDYEPTDRRVLFGHHFAAIAGAGPLVGPVLAVQMGYLPGTIWIIAGVIFAGAVQDMVTLFFSMRRDGKSLGQMARDEIGPVGGTAALVAVFAIMIILLAVLALVVVNALAASAWGTFSIAMTIPIALFMGIYLRVLRPGRVAEATAVGVAGLFAALVGGRWIQDSALASAFTLSPKALVACLVGYGFVASVLPVWLLLAPRDYLSTFMKVGTIGLLAIGVLVEFPVLQADAVSTFATRGNGPVFAGSLFPFVFITIACGALSGFHSLIASGTTPKMIQKESQVRFIGYGAMLTESLVALMALIAAAVLSPGLYYAMNAPGGVVGKTAASAASAVTDLGFTITPDALDSAARAVGESTLVARTGGAPTLAVGMSNILSGAFGGGRLAAFWYHFAIMFEALFILTTVDAGTRVGRFMLQDMLGNVWKPIGRVSWWPGVWLSSVLVVGTWGYFLWTGATDPLGGINQLFPLFGMANQMLAAIALAVVTTLFVKSGRARWAWVPGVPLGWDVAVTFTAAWQKVFSDDPKLGFLAQRHRYADALDDGRVLAPARSISDMHKVVQNSTVDGIIAIVFALLVLVVLADAVRVCIRAVRTRAPITTTEADYVASRFVASGGLLAIAEERQLLADAVQAAGAPQPEPVTPPLRRCAADNIPRK, encoded by the coding sequence ATGACTACCCATCTCGATACTGCCGGAACCGGTCTTCCGCCTGGCGGCGGTCGTGCGCCTGGCCATGGCCGGAGGACCGGCCGGCTCCGATCGATAGCCATCTGGACCACGGTGTCGGCGGTCGGCGCGATCAGCTGGGCTGTGCTCGCGATGTCCCGCCACGAGTCGATCTCTGCGGCGTGGATCCTGCTCGCCGGCCTGGGATCCTTCGCCATCGCCTACCGCTTCTACGCCCGGTTCATCGCAAACCGGGTGCTGCGGGTGGATGACAGCCGGGCGACGCCGGCCGAACGCCTCGACAACGGCGTCGACTACGAGCCGACCGACCGGCGGGTCCTGTTTGGCCACCACTTCGCTGCCATCGCCGGGGCCGGTCCGCTCGTCGGCCCGGTGCTCGCCGTACAGATGGGGTATCTGCCCGGGACGATCTGGATCATCGCCGGTGTTATTTTCGCCGGTGCCGTGCAGGACATGGTGACGTTGTTCTTCTCCATGCGGCGGGACGGCAAGAGCCTGGGCCAGATGGCGCGCGACGAGATCGGCCCGGTGGGCGGGACGGCGGCACTAGTCGCCGTCTTCGCCATAATGATCATTTTGCTGGCGGTGCTGGCGCTTGTCGTGGTGAACGCGCTCGCCGCCTCTGCATGGGGCACCTTCTCGATCGCGATGACCATCCCGATCGCCCTGTTCATGGGCATTTACCTGCGGGTGCTGCGACCCGGCCGGGTCGCTGAGGCCACCGCCGTCGGTGTCGCCGGACTGTTCGCGGCCCTTGTCGGCGGCCGCTGGATCCAGGACTCCGCCCTCGCCTCCGCCTTTACACTCAGCCCGAAGGCATTGGTCGCCTGCCTTGTCGGCTACGGCTTTGTCGCCTCGGTGCTGCCGGTGTGGCTCCTGCTCGCGCCCCGCGACTACCTCTCGACCTTTATGAAGGTCGGCACCATCGGGCTGCTCGCCATCGGCGTTCTCGTCGAATTTCCGGTACTTCAGGCGGACGCAGTCAGTACTTTCGCGACCAGGGGAAACGGGCCGGTGTTCGCCGGCAGCCTGTTCCCGTTCGTCTTCATCACCATCGCCTGCGGTGCCCTGTCCGGATTCCACTCCCTCATCGCGTCCGGCACCACGCCGAAGATGATTCAAAAGGAGTCCCAGGTCCGGTTCATCGGTTATGGGGCGATGCTGACCGAGTCCCTTGTCGCACTGATGGCGCTGATCGCGGCGGCGGTGCTCAGCCCGGGCCTCTACTACGCCATGAATGCGCCCGGTGGGGTCGTCGGCAAGACCGCGGCGTCGGCTGCGTCCGCGGTCACCGACCTCGGTTTCACCATCACCCCGGACGCCCTCGACTCCGCGGCCCGGGCCGTCGGTGAATCGACGCTGGTAGCCCGCACCGGAGGTGCACCGACGCTCGCTGTCGGCATGTCCAACATCCTTTCAGGCGCATTCGGGGGCGGCCGCCTCGCCGCCTTCTGGTACCACTTCGCGATCATGTTCGAGGCGCTGTTCATCCTGACCACTGTCGACGCCGGAACCCGGGTCGGCCGATTCATGTTGCAGGACATGCTCGGGAACGTATGGAAGCCAATCGGCCGGGTGAGCTGGTGGCCCGGGGTCTGGCTGAGCAGCGTGCTGGTGGTCGGCACCTGGGGCTACTTCCTCTGGACCGGGGCAACCGACCCGCTCGGCGGCATCAACCAGCTGTTCCCGCTGTTCGGGATGGCCAACCAGATGCTTGCCGCCATCGCATTGGCGGTCGTCACCACCCTGTTCGTCAAGAGTGGGCGAGCGCGGTGGGCCTGGGTGCCCGGCGTCCCGCTCGGCTGGGATGTCGCCGTCACCTTCACCGCGGCCTGGCAGAAGGTTTTCTCGGACGATCCCAAGCTCGGCTTCCTCGCCCAACGGCACCGCTATGCCGACGCGCTCGACGACGGCAGGGTTCTGGCGCCCGCGAGGAGTATCAGCGACATGCACAAAGTCGTCCAGAACTCGACCGTGGACGGGATCATAGCGATAGTGTTCGCTCTGCTAGTGCTCGTCGTGCTCGCCGATGCGGTACGGGTGTGCATACGGGCTGTCCGCACCCGGGCGCCGATAACCACCACCGAAGCGGACTATGTAGCCTCCCGTTTTGTCGCGTCCGGGGGATTGTTGGCGATCGCTGAAGAGCGCCAACTGCTCGCGGATGCGGTCCAGGCGGCCGGGGCCCCTCAGCCCGAGCCCGTCACACCGCCGCTGCGCCGCTGCGCCGCTGACAACATTCCGCGAAAATAG
- a CDS encoding DUF3311 domain-containing protein produces the protein MPATDRPAAGRPARAAARRRQTAAVACLGTPFAALLAVPLYAHDEPRLAGVPFFYWYQLAWVPLSALLTAAAWRLDSRGTAPEGLR, from the coding sequence GTGCCTGCAACAGACCGGCCGGCCGCCGGTCGTCCGGCCCGCGCGGCGGCACGTCGGCGGCAAACCGCCGCGGTCGCGTGTCTCGGGACACCGTTCGCAGCCCTGCTGGCGGTCCCGCTTTATGCGCATGATGAGCCACGGCTGGCCGGGGTGCCGTTCTTTTACTGGTATCAGCTTGCCTGGGTGCCCTTAAGCGCGCTGCTGACCGCCGCCGCTTGGCGGCTGGACAGCCGGGGGACGGCGCCGGAAGGCCTGCGGTGA
- a CDS encoding sodium:solute symporter family protein codes for MADGTTVAGFTVAIAGTSLLSVRARAFHRRDELPSPEGWALAGRPFGGVLTWFLLGGAIYTAYTFAAVPGLVYGVGALGFFALPYTIIVYPLAFVLLPRLAETARRHDYVTVGDYVRERHRSPLLALAVALTGIVATTPYIALQLVGVRAVLVAGGLTPPGLPGDLVLASVFGVLAVATYRSGIRAPALVSVAKGILIFLAVFAVVGLVLARLGGPGEIFAAARRNMATDGLPDPSLTLEPSTFASFASLVLGSAMALLVYPHVLTAAFAAKDPDVLRRSAVTLPAWTGLLGLFGLLGVAALATGVRTPRGQAEAAVPLLVQQLAPPVVTGVVFGALVVAALVPAAVMSVAVAMLFVRNVYVEYFHPTATPKHQVRVARGVSLVTKIGAFAFVLGLRDQDAIDLQLLGGVWILQTFPAVGIGLFSTWLHRGALLAGWAVGMAAGTCLVTSGEFSAVVNLHLFGASVPLYTALLALGLNLAVATALTPVLHRVGVARSSRTSQVDRLPRPDAPGWR; via the coding sequence ATGGCCGACGGGACGACCGTGGCGGGATTCACCGTCGCGATAGCAGGCACTTCGTTACTATCGGTAAGGGCGCGCGCGTTCCATCGGCGGGACGAGCTCCCCTCGCCGGAAGGGTGGGCGCTCGCAGGGCGCCCGTTCGGTGGCGTTCTGACCTGGTTCCTGCTCGGCGGTGCGATCTACACCGCATATACCTTCGCCGCGGTGCCCGGCCTCGTCTACGGCGTGGGCGCTCTCGGCTTCTTCGCGCTGCCCTACACGATCATCGTCTATCCGCTGGCCTTCGTGCTCCTCCCACGTCTGGCGGAGACGGCTCGGCGCCATGATTACGTCACGGTGGGCGACTACGTGCGGGAACGCCACCGGTCGCCGCTGCTCGCGCTCGCCGTGGCGCTGACCGGAATCGTGGCCACCACGCCGTACATCGCGCTGCAGTTGGTCGGCGTCCGCGCGGTGCTCGTTGCCGGCGGCCTCACCCCGCCTGGGCTGCCCGGCGACCTGGTGCTGGCCTCGGTGTTCGGGGTGCTCGCCGTCGCGACCTACCGCAGCGGCATCCGCGCTCCGGCACTCGTCTCGGTCGCCAAAGGAATTCTGATCTTTTTGGCGGTCTTCGCCGTGGTCGGACTCGTCCTAGCCAGGCTCGGCGGACCCGGCGAGATCTTTGCCGCAGCACGGCGGAACATGGCCACGGACGGCTTGCCGGATCCGTCGCTCACGCTGGAGCCGTCGACGTTCGCCTCGTTCGCGAGCCTCGTGCTCGGCTCGGCGATGGCCCTGCTGGTGTACCCGCACGTGCTCACCGCCGCATTTGCGGCGAAGGACCCCGACGTCCTGCGCCGCTCGGCGGTCACCCTGCCCGCATGGACGGGCCTGCTCGGACTCTTCGGGCTGCTCGGCGTTGCCGCCTTGGCCACGGGGGTACGCACACCCCGCGGGCAGGCCGAAGCAGCTGTCCCTCTGCTCGTCCAGCAGCTGGCCCCACCGGTTGTCACCGGCGTCGTATTCGGCGCGCTCGTTGTCGCGGCGCTCGTCCCCGCGGCGGTGATGTCGGTGGCGGTCGCCATGCTCTTCGTCCGCAACGTATACGTCGAGTATTTTCACCCCACGGCCACCCCTAAGCATCAGGTCCGGGTGGCTCGCGGTGTCTCGCTGGTGACAAAGATCGGGGCATTCGCCTTCGTGCTCGGTCTGCGCGACCAGGATGCCATCGATCTGCAGCTGCTGGGCGGGGTCTGGATACTCCAGACCTTCCCGGCGGTCGGGATCGGCCTGTTCTCCACCTGGCTGCATCGCGGTGCGCTGCTTGCCGGATGGGCGGTAGGAATGGCGGCGGGAACCTGCCTGGTAACCTCCGGCGAATTCTCCGCGGTGGTGAACCTGCACCTGTTCGGGGCGTCCGTGCCGCTGTACACGGCGCTCCTCGCGCTCGGGCTGAACCTGGCGGTCGCCACCGCGCTCACCCCGGTCCTTCACCGCGTCGGCGTGGCCCGGAGCAGCCGGACATCCCAGGTGGACCGACTCCCCCGGCCGGACGCGCCGGGATGGCGGTGA
- a CDS encoding ISAs1 family transposase: protein MSVVSPMLWLECQQEQVEVSTAAQVAGLVAVLRRVPDWRDPRGVRYELAPVLALWVAGNIAGHDTTVAVWEWACALPVGVLAGLGFPRRVPSERTIRRIVEEGPPGQLDQALSGWTAAVAPGPADPGGLVAVAFDGKVMKGARSRPPQGSVRQEAVVEAVRHDTGTALGHQRVVAGDEIASVRRLVNRVCDHNTLVTTDCLHAHEPLARAIRAKGGHWLFSIKGNQPTVRAKLAGLPWDEFGNQHVTREKAHGRIEERALKALTPSAPSLVGFRGTRQVVKLARTTRRKKTTTSPAATSTEEFYLVTSLSTDQASPAQLARWARGHWTVEAIHHVRDRTMDEDRHTIRTKNAALNWAIARDTTISALRLAGYKNIRQARRATIRDPGLVLQIIALTSQNRL from the coding sequence GTGTCTGTAGTGTCCCCCATGTTGTGGCTTGAGTGTCAGCAGGAGCAGGTTGAGGTCTCGACAGCCGCGCAGGTCGCGGGGCTGGTCGCGGTGTTGCGGCGGGTACCGGACTGGCGCGACCCGCGGGGTGTTCGCTACGAGCTCGCGCCGGTCCTGGCGTTGTGGGTCGCGGGCAACATCGCAGGTCACGACACCACCGTGGCGGTGTGGGAGTGGGCCTGCGCCCTCCCGGTCGGGGTGCTGGCCGGCCTCGGGTTCCCTCGTCGGGTGCCGTCGGAGCGCACGATCCGGCGGATCGTGGAGGAAGGCCCGCCCGGGCAGTTGGACCAGGCGCTGTCGGGCTGGACCGCCGCGGTCGCGCCCGGGCCCGCGGACCCGGGCGGCCTGGTAGCGGTGGCCTTTGACGGGAAGGTGATGAAGGGCGCCCGTTCCCGCCCGCCACAGGGGTCGGTGCGCCAGGAGGCGGTCGTCGAGGCCGTCCGCCACGACACCGGGACCGCGCTCGGGCATCAACGGGTCGTGGCCGGCGACGAGATCGCCTCGGTACGGAGGCTGGTCAACCGGGTGTGTGACCACAACACGCTGGTCACGACCGACTGCCTGCACGCACACGAACCCTTGGCCCGGGCGATCCGGGCGAAGGGCGGCCACTGGCTTTTCTCGATCAAGGGCAACCAGCCCACCGTGCGGGCGAAGCTGGCCGGGCTGCCGTGGGACGAGTTCGGAAACCAGCACGTGACCCGGGAGAAGGCCCACGGCCGGATCGAGGAACGCGCGCTGAAGGCGTTGACCCCCTCCGCGCCGTCCCTGGTCGGGTTCCGAGGTACCCGGCAGGTGGTCAAGCTGGCCCGGACCACCCGCCGTAAGAAGACCACGACCAGCCCGGCTGCGACCTCGACCGAGGAGTTCTACCTGGTCACGAGCCTGTCCACCGACCAGGCCAGCCCCGCGCAGCTGGCCCGGTGGGCTCGTGGCCACTGGACGGTCGAGGCCATTCACCATGTCCGCGACCGGACCATGGACGAGGACCGCCACACCATCCGCACCAAGAACGCCGCCCTGAACTGGGCCATCGCCCGCGATACCACGATCAGCGCACTACGCCTGGCAGGCTACAAGAACATCAGACAGGCCCGCCGAGCCACCATCAGAGACCCTGGGCTCGTCCTCCAGATCATCGCCCTGACCAGCCAAAACAGACTTTGA